From the Salvia hispanica cultivar TCC Black 2014 unplaced genomic scaffold, UniMelb_Shisp_WGS_1.0 HiC_scaffold_553, whole genome shotgun sequence genome, the window ACAGACAATTTCACAGTCGAACTAAACTCCGGCCACCTCGAATCCCCATCGCCCTCGCCCGTCGGCGCCAAGGAAGGTGGAAGTTCCGGCGCAAGCTCGGGCGCAGCAGCAGGCGGCAAAGGATGCATGACGCGAACGATGAGCCTCTGGCCCGACTTGCAGTGGCCGGGCTGCCCGCTGATGAAGTAAAAGAAGCCCGGCCTGTCTAGCTCATACACTGTGCTTCCATCGTCGAATTCAGCGATGGGATTCGTTGCATTGCACGTTAGATAATCGGCCGAGGTGACCACCAGCACCGAGTCTTTCGCATAGTGGAAGTCTGATGCAAAAATTAAGAAGTTTGTGAATGTGAAATTAAGATGTTTGTGAATGTGTTGGATATGTTTGGTGTTGGGAACTTACGGAGTGTGTCTCGGATGTGGAACCTGTTTTGCGCGGCCCACTCGTTGTAGGTTTCGCGCTCTTTTCCGGTGGGTTTGGACCACCCGATTTCGTCTGCGACCTCAAACTGGAAGGCTGAGGCTGCCGTGATAGCGAATGAGGCGGCGAGGAGGAAAGTGGCTGCTTTGGAAGCCATTGATTGGGTTATGTATATAGGTGAATTGAGATGAGAGAGGATGAAGAAATGGAATGTGGTGATGAAGATGGTGAAttgatgatatatatataggcgtaGGAGGAAGAGAGAGATCGCATGAGGAGTGGTGAAGTGAAGTAGTGTTGGGAGTGGGGTGATTCA encodes:
- the LOC125199550 gene encoding mavicyanin-like → MASKAATFLLAASFAITAASAFQFEVADEIGWSKPTGKERETYNEWAAQNRFHIRDTLHFHYAKDSVLVVTSADYLTCNATNPIAEFDDGSTVYELDRPGFFYFISGQPGHCKSGQRLIVRVMHPLPPAAAPELAPELPPSLAPTGEGDGDSRWPEFSSTVKLSVVSYFVAAFVALVVTVYLFV